A section of the Halopiger aswanensis genome encodes:
- a CDS encoding H/ACA ribonucleoprotein complex subunit GAR1, whose translation MRRIGSVVRTAQGLAVLRADDADGDDADTDAHRDEIGTTVLDDNLEEVGRVVDVFGPVDRPYLAVTPDDDVHLPSLVGSTLYAR comes from the coding sequence ATGCGCCGGATCGGATCGGTCGTCCGCACCGCCCAGGGGCTGGCCGTGCTGCGGGCGGACGACGCTGACGGCGACGACGCCGACACTGATGCCCACCGTGACGAGATCGGCACCACCGTTCTCGACGACAACCTCGAGGAAGTCGGCCGCGTCGTCGACGTCTTCGGGCCGGTCGATCGCCCCTACCTGGCGGTGACGCCGGACGACGACGTCCACCTGCCGTCGCTGGTCGGGTCGACGCTCTACGCTCGGTAG
- a CDS encoding presenilin family intramembrane aspartyl protease PSH, whose protein sequence is MNDDRKRVLVAVGVTVLLFLGVQLGALALLEPFYESERQAVDDPTNPTNSIVYFGIILVATGFMLAAFKYDLQGLIRAMIVAVSVMLAWYVLSEFVPPVVTVGSTNALAAAAAAGVGAALYLYPEWYVIDGAGVLIGAGAAALFGISFGLLPALLLLTVLAVYDAISVYGTEHMLDLAEGVMDLKIPVVLVVPTTLSYSYLAPDSKAETLEDGGSDGASDADSEAQASGDANDADEDRNIDRDALFIGLGDAVIPTILVVSAAFFLEAGTIAVPLITLNWPALGALVGTIAGLLVLMYMVLKGRAHAGLPLLNGGAIGGYLLGALASGLSIATAVGL, encoded by the coding sequence ATGAACGACGATCGAAAACGGGTTCTCGTGGCCGTCGGCGTGACGGTACTGCTCTTTCTCGGCGTCCAACTCGGTGCGCTGGCGCTGCTCGAGCCGTTCTACGAGTCCGAACGGCAGGCCGTCGACGACCCCACGAACCCGACTAACAGTATCGTCTACTTCGGCATCATCCTCGTCGCGACCGGATTCATGCTCGCGGCGTTCAAGTACGATCTGCAGGGACTCATCCGCGCGATGATCGTCGCCGTCAGCGTCATGCTCGCGTGGTACGTCTTAAGCGAGTTCGTACCCCCGGTCGTCACGGTCGGCTCGACGAACGCCCTCGCCGCGGCGGCCGCCGCCGGCGTCGGCGCGGCTCTCTACCTCTATCCGGAGTGGTACGTCATCGACGGCGCCGGCGTGTTGATCGGCGCCGGCGCCGCCGCCCTGTTCGGCATCAGTTTCGGACTCCTGCCGGCGCTGCTGTTGCTGACCGTGCTGGCGGTCTACGACGCCATCAGCGTCTACGGCACCGAACACATGCTCGACCTCGCCGAGGGCGTGATGGACCTCAAGATCCCCGTCGTCCTCGTCGTGCCGACGACGCTCTCGTACTCGTATCTCGCGCCCGATAGCAAAGCGGAGACGCTCGAGGACGGCGGGAGCGACGGCGCCTCCGATGCAGATAGCGAGGCGCAGGCCAGTGGCGATGCCAACGACGCTGACGAGGACCGAAACATCGACCGCGACGCCCTGTTCATCGGCCTCGGCGACGCCGTCATCCCCACGATCCTCGTCGTGAGCGCGGCCTTCTTCCTCGAGGCCGGAACGATCGCGGTCCCGCTCATCACGCTGAACTGGCCGGCGCTGGGCGCGCTGGTCGGGACGATCGCCGGGCTGCTCGTGCTGATGTACATGGTCCTCAAGGGCCGCGCGCACGCCGGCCTGCCGCTGCTCAACGGCGGTGCAATCGGGGGCTACCTGCTCGGCGCGCTCGCGAGCGGCCTGTCGATCGCGACCGCAGTCGGACTGTAA
- a CDS encoding BolA family protein, with the protein MKPDEVEQLIESELEDAEATVTHARDEHDEDHLAATVVSPAFEGLPLVQQHQQVYDALDDHMTTDIHALELSTYTPEEYEDAEA; encoded by the coding sequence ATGAAGCCCGACGAGGTCGAGCAACTCATCGAATCGGAACTCGAGGACGCCGAGGCGACGGTCACGCACGCCCGCGACGAACACGACGAGGACCACCTCGCGGCGACGGTCGTCTCGCCCGCGTTCGAGGGCCTGCCGCTGGTGCAACAGCACCAGCAGGTCTACGACGCCCTCGACGACCACATGACGACCGACATCCACGCCCTCGAGCTGTCGACGTACACGCCCGAGGAGTACGAGGACGCCGAGGCCTAG
- a CDS encoding DUF6517 family protein, translating into MNRRLFVAAVGATGLGATAGCLDRFLASATTFAASPAVVADAAADEVGYEYRGTAETVETETVAGETVEATNYGSEYTRTIDASLADLEGETETETGVFGVVTTPKVSVAGEDFNPVGHMSRAEIALEVQHRYDDLAVDDAPIGRRTVETLGTAITVDTFEGTATFGEYDDVDVYLDVSQPDHGDDHLVVVAIYPDARGFDRASEVERIDTLIRGLEHGDDVDVDIREA; encoded by the coding sequence ATGAACCGACGGCTGTTCGTCGCGGCAGTTGGGGCGACCGGACTCGGCGCGACGGCCGGCTGTCTCGACCGGTTCCTCGCGAGCGCGACGACGTTCGCCGCGTCGCCGGCCGTCGTCGCGGACGCGGCCGCCGACGAGGTCGGCTACGAGTACCGCGGCACCGCCGAGACCGTCGAAACCGAAACCGTCGCCGGCGAGACCGTCGAGGCGACGAACTACGGCAGCGAGTACACGCGGACGATCGACGCATCCCTGGCCGATCTCGAGGGCGAGACGGAGACCGAAACCGGCGTCTTCGGGGTCGTCACAACCCCGAAGGTCAGCGTCGCCGGCGAGGACTTCAATCCCGTCGGCCACATGTCCCGCGCGGAAATCGCGCTCGAGGTCCAGCACCGGTACGACGACCTCGCGGTCGACGACGCACCGATCGGTCGGCGAACGGTCGAGACGCTCGGAACGGCGATCACGGTCGATACCTTCGAGGGAACGGCGACGTTCGGCGAGTACGACGACGTCGACGTCTATCTGGACGTCTCGCAGCCCGACCACGGCGACGACCACCTCGTCGTCGTCGCCATCTACCCCGACGCGCGGGGGTTCGACCGGGCGTCGGAGGTCGAACGGATCGATACGCTGATCCGCGGCCTCGAGCACGGCGATGACGTCGACGTCGATATCCGCGAGGCGTGA
- the srp19 gene encoding signal recognition particle subunit SRP19: MVENVIWPAYLDATLSRSEGRRVSQDLAVEEPTVDEIAKAVQQIGYDATIERDKAYSREPWAQRGRVVVRGADDSTKNDLIQAVAAYVVAMRE, encoded by the coding sequence ATGGTCGAGAACGTCATCTGGCCCGCCTACCTCGATGCGACCCTGTCGCGATCCGAGGGACGGCGCGTCTCGCAGGACCTGGCAGTCGAGGAGCCGACGGTCGACGAGATCGCCAAAGCGGTCCAGCAGATCGGGTACGACGCGACGATCGAGCGGGACAAAGCCTACTCTCGAGAGCCGTGGGCCCAGCGCGGCCGGGTCGTCGTCCGCGGCGCCGACGACTCGACGAAGAACGATCTCATCCAGGCCGTCGCGGCGTACGTCGTCGCGATGCGGGAGTGA
- a CDS encoding PAS domain-containing sensor histidine kinase yields the protein MHTQSDATGPGFWGGADDDVALQRFRTLVETIDDGLYQLDRDGRFVAVNDAVVETTGYSRDELLGEHVSLLLDGADVEAIERELATALAGGGEGGTAVPLPTFELAIRTADGDAIPCELRVSPITADGELQGTIGVARDLAETKERLQTLESVRAPDGPNVGVVVLDDDLEVSWVDDTAADFLDLDRDAVVGRDGRTVVEDTIADRLAAPDPFVRSVRSTYEEGSYLDRYECRVTADDGRSRWLEYQSKPIESGEYAGGRIECYYDITDRKRSENDLRESREAFESLVDAVEEYAIFRLDADGTVISWNEGAKQIKGYDADEIIGEHFSNFYTQEDRAAGVPERNLERALENGSVEDEGWRVRNDGSRFWANVTITPVRDADGTHHGFLKVTRDMTDRWEREQELESELQRILGRVSDAFYAVDDEFRFTHVNDRAAELLERSEDDLLGERLWDVFPDLRDLDEVWDAFHTAMETQEPTNYELYYDTLDFWVEASLYPSETGISVYFRDVTDRVRRERELERTERRFEAIFEDPNILVGLLEPDGTVIDINGTAMEYIDSDLADVTGELFWETPWWGEGDGVQDDVQEWTERAAAGEYVDFEADLTRPDGNWYTLSGYFRPVTNDEGDVVSIIVSDRDVTERKKRERELEESEQRYRTLAEHFPNGIVTLFDHDLEYTLAAGQGFDKIPVVPDDLEGENFYDVWPEETVDDLEPAILAALEGEQEAVELEYAGREWVLYAVPITDTRGDVFAGVTMAHDITERKKYQRQLEETIAQLEESNERLEQFAYAASHDLQEPLRMVSSYLQLIESRYADALDEDGEEFLEFAVDGAERMRDMIEGLLAYSRVETQGAPLEPIALEPILEDVLEDLQLQIEETDAEIAVDSLPRVEGDASQLRQVFQNLLSNALEYSGDAPPRVRVDAERRGDRWQISVADDGIGIDADEQEAVFDVFKRLHSRDEHPGTGIGLALCQRIVERHGGDIWVDSEPGEGSTFSFTLPAVDDRE from the coding sequence ATGCATACCCAATCGGACGCCACGGGCCCGGGGTTTTGGGGAGGGGCAGACGACGACGTGGCGCTCCAGCGATTTCGGACCCTCGTCGAGACCATCGACGACGGACTCTATCAACTCGACCGGGACGGCCGCTTCGTCGCGGTCAACGACGCCGTCGTTGAGACGACGGGCTATTCCCGCGACGAACTGCTCGGCGAACACGTCTCGCTTCTGCTCGACGGCGCCGATGTCGAGGCTATCGAGCGCGAACTGGCCACCGCCCTCGCCGGCGGGGGCGAGGGCGGGACCGCTGTCCCCCTCCCGACCTTCGAACTCGCGATCCGAACCGCCGACGGCGACGCGATCCCCTGCGAACTGCGGGTGTCGCCGATCACAGCGGACGGCGAACTGCAGGGGACCATCGGCGTCGCTCGAGACCTCGCGGAGACCAAAGAGCGGCTGCAGACGCTCGAGTCCGTACGGGCACCCGACGGACCGAACGTCGGCGTCGTCGTACTCGACGACGACCTCGAGGTCTCCTGGGTCGACGACACCGCCGCGGACTTTCTCGACCTCGACCGGGACGCGGTCGTCGGCCGGGACGGCCGAACGGTAGTCGAGGACACCATCGCGGACCGTCTCGCCGCGCCGGACCCGTTCGTCCGGAGCGTCCGCTCGACCTACGAGGAGGGCAGCTACCTCGATCGGTACGAGTGTCGCGTGACCGCCGACGACGGGCGGTCACGCTGGCTCGAGTACCAGAGTAAACCGATCGAATCGGGCGAATACGCCGGGGGTCGGATCGAGTGCTACTACGACATCACCGACCGGAAGCGCTCGGAGAACGATCTCCGGGAGAGCCGGGAGGCGTTCGAGTCGCTGGTCGACGCCGTCGAGGAGTACGCCATCTTCCGGCTTGACGCCGACGGCACCGTCATCAGCTGGAACGAGGGCGCAAAACAGATCAAGGGGTACGACGCCGACGAGATCATCGGCGAGCACTTCTCGAACTTCTACACGCAGGAGGACCGCGCGGCCGGCGTTCCCGAGCGGAACCTCGAGCGCGCCCTCGAGAACGGCTCCGTCGAGGACGAGGGGTGGCGCGTCCGCAACGACGGTTCGCGGTTCTGGGCGAACGTGACGATCACGCCGGTTCGGGACGCCGACGGGACTCACCACGGCTTCCTGAAAGTGACCCGCGATATGACGGACCGCTGGGAGCGCGAGCAGGAACTCGAGAGCGAACTCCAGCGGATCCTCGGCCGGGTCTCGGACGCCTTCTACGCGGTCGACGACGAGTTCCGCTTTACGCACGTCAACGACCGCGCCGCGGAGCTGCTCGAGCGCTCGGAGGACGACCTGCTCGGCGAGCGCCTCTGGGACGTCTTTCCCGATCTCAGGGACCTCGACGAGGTCTGGGACGCCTTCCACACGGCCATGGAAACCCAGGAGCCGACCAACTACGAACTCTACTACGATACGCTGGACTTCTGGGTAGAGGCGAGCCTCTACCCCTCCGAAACCGGTATCTCGGTGTACTTCCGCGACGTCACCGACCGCGTCCGGCGCGAGCGCGAACTCGAGCGGACCGAGCGGCGCTTCGAGGCGATCTTCGAGGACCCGAACATCCTCGTCGGCCTGCTCGAACCCGACGGGACGGTAATCGACATCAACGGGACGGCGATGGAGTACATCGATTCTGACCTCGCGGACGTGACCGGCGAACTGTTCTGGGAGACGCCGTGGTGGGGCGAAGGCGACGGCGTGCAGGACGACGTTCAGGAGTGGACCGAGCGGGCGGCCGCGGGCGAGTACGTGGACTTCGAGGCCGACCTCACGCGGCCGGACGGCAACTGGTATACCCTGAGCGGCTACTTCAGGCCGGTGACGAACGACGAGGGGGACGTCGTCTCGATCATCGTCTCGGACCGCGACGTTACCGAACGCAAGAAACGCGAGCGCGAACTCGAGGAGTCCGAGCAGCGCTACCGTACCTTAGCCGAGCACTTCCCGAACGGGATCGTCACCCTGTTCGACCACGACCTCGAGTACACGCTGGCGGCCGGCCAGGGCTTCGACAAGATCCCCGTCGTTCCCGACGACCTCGAAGGCGAGAACTTCTACGACGTCTGGCCCGAGGAGACCGTCGACGACCTCGAACCGGCGATCCTGGCCGCGCTCGAGGGCGAGCAGGAGGCGGTCGAACTCGAGTACGCGGGTCGCGAGTGGGTGCTCTACGCGGTGCCGATCACCGACACCCGCGGCGACGTCTTCGCCGGGGTGACGATGGCCCACGACATCACCGAGCGCAAGAAGTACCAGCGGCAACTCGAGGAAACGATCGCGCAACTCGAGGAGTCGAACGAACGCCTCGAACAGTTCGCGTACGCCGCCTCCCACGACCTCCAGGAACCGCTGCGGATGGTCTCGAGCTACCTGCAACTCATCGAGAGCCGCTACGCCGACGCGCTCGACGAGGACGGCGAGGAGTTCCTCGAGTTCGCGGTCGACGGCGCCGAGCGCATGCGCGACATGATCGAGGGGCTGCTCGCGTACTCGCGGGTCGAAACGCAGGGGGCCCCGCTCGAACCGATCGCCCTCGAGCCGATCCTCGAGGACGTGCTCGAGGACCTGCAACTCCAGATCGAGGAGACCGACGCCGAGATCGCGGTCGATTCGCTGCCCCGCGTCGAGGGCGACGCCAGCCAGTTGCGCCAGGTGTTCCAGAACCTGCTCTCGAACGCCCTCGAGTACAGCGGCGACGCGCCGCCGCGGGTCCGCGTCGACGCCGAACGGCGCGGCGATCGGTGGCAGATTTCGGTCGCCGACGACGGGATCGGTATCGACGCCGACGAGCAGGAGGCCGTCTTCGACGTGTTCAAACGGCTCCACAGCCGGGACGAACACCCCGGCACCGGGATCGGGCTGGCGCTGTGCCAGCGGATCGTCGAGCGCCACGGCGGCGACATCTGGGTCGACTCCGAGCCGGGCGAGGGGTCGACGTTCTCGTTTACGCTGCCCGCCGTCGACGACCGGGAGTGA
- a CDS encoding MEDS domain-containing protein, producing the protein MSKTNSSPADDVLDLERPLNALATSPDFRGPVEQVEGEFCNDHFALIYDSPDDQFAAVVPFLRQGLERGERCVYVTDEDSVDAVRTALRDGGIDVDAAVASGALVIETFQDTYLRNGSFDVDEMMSFYGDVIDETVAEYEGFRLAAEMSWILESDVAIEETMAYESKVNALFDDEDAVAVCQYDRNRFPPEIIRDVVRVHPHLIYDDTVCHNFYYTPPEEFCGPNQPAHELDRMLGTLRERTEAKAELQERKEYQQRQNEIIADPDRSFEEKLDALFELGCERFDLDLGGMAQVDPDDDRFEIEYVSDDHERFESGVELPLSETFCALPAETKAVASVADPESAGCDDIVAYRELGVRSYLGTYVEIDGGPDRTIAFVGESTRDEAFSEDECEFLRSIGQWVTYELEQHERERELERTVDRLETSNERLEQFAYAASHDMQEPLRMVSSYLQLIERRDDDLSAETREYLEYAVDGAERMRAMIDGLLRYSRVQSRGGPLEPTDLEAVVADVRDDLQLRLEETDADLTVGDLPRVTGDAEQLRQLFQNLLDNALTYSGDEPPRIDIAAERTPAGDGWTISVRDEGIGIPAAEQDRIFALFDRLHSRDEYAGTGIGLALCQRIVERHGGAIRVDSEPGDGSTFAVTLPAASDE; encoded by the coding sequence ATGAGTAAGACAAATTCCTCCCCCGCCGACGACGTACTCGACCTCGAGCGCCCGCTGAACGCCCTTGCGACGAGCCCGGATTTTCGCGGCCCCGTCGAACAGGTCGAGGGCGAGTTCTGTAACGATCACTTCGCGCTGATCTACGACTCTCCCGACGACCAGTTCGCCGCCGTCGTCCCCTTCCTCCGACAGGGCCTCGAGCGCGGCGAGCGGTGCGTCTACGTCACGGACGAGGATTCGGTGGACGCCGTTCGGACGGCGCTTCGCGACGGCGGAATCGACGTCGACGCCGCCGTCGCGTCAGGGGCGCTGGTCATCGAGACGTTCCAGGACACCTATCTCAGGAACGGCTCGTTCGACGTCGACGAGATGATGTCGTTCTACGGCGACGTCATCGACGAGACCGTCGCCGAGTACGAGGGCTTTCGCCTGGCGGCCGAGATGTCCTGGATCCTCGAGAGCGACGTCGCGATCGAGGAGACGATGGCCTACGAGAGCAAGGTCAACGCACTCTTCGACGACGAGGACGCGGTCGCGGTCTGTCAGTACGATCGCAACCGGTTCCCGCCGGAGATCATCCGCGACGTCGTCCGGGTCCACCCGCACCTCATCTACGACGACACCGTCTGTCACAACTTCTACTACACGCCGCCCGAGGAGTTCTGCGGCCCGAACCAGCCGGCCCACGAACTCGACCGGATGCTGGGCACGCTGCGCGAGCGGACCGAGGCGAAAGCCGAACTGCAGGAGCGAAAGGAGTACCAGCAGCGCCAGAACGAGATCATCGCCGACCCCGACCGTTCGTTCGAGGAAAAGCTCGACGCGCTGTTCGAGTTGGGCTGCGAGCGGTTCGACCTCGATCTCGGCGGCATGGCCCAGGTCGATCCCGACGACGACCGATTCGAAATCGAGTACGTCAGCGACGATCACGAGCGCTTCGAATCCGGCGTCGAGCTGCCGCTGTCGGAGACCTTCTGCGCCCTCCCGGCGGAGACGAAAGCGGTCGCGAGCGTCGCCGATCCCGAATCCGCGGGGTGCGACGACATCGTCGCCTACCGCGAACTCGGCGTCCGGTCGTACCTCGGCACGTACGTCGAGATCGACGGCGGACCCGATCGGACCATCGCGTTCGTCGGCGAGTCCACGCGCGACGAGGCCTTCTCCGAGGACGAATGCGAGTTCCTTCGCTCGATCGGCCAGTGGGTCACGTACGAACTCGAGCAACACGAGCGCGAGCGCGAACTCGAGCGCACGGTCGACCGCCTCGAGACCTCGAACGAACGCTTAGAGCAGTTCGCCTACGCCGCCTCCCACGACATGCAGGAACCGCTGCGGATGGTCTCGAGCTACCTGCAACTGATCGAGCGCCGCGACGACGATCTCTCCGCGGAAACGCGCGAGTACCTCGAGTACGCGGTCGACGGCGCCGAACGCATGCGCGCGATGATCGACGGCCTCCTACGATATTCGCGGGTCCAGTCCCGCGGCGGCCCGCTCGAACCGACCGACCTCGAGGCCGTCGTCGCGGACGTTCGCGACGACCTGCAACTCCGCCTCGAGGAAACCGACGCGGACCTGACGGTGGGCGACCTGCCTCGGGTCACGGGCGACGCCGAGCAACTCCGCCAACTGTTCCAGAACCTGTTGGATAACGCGCTCACGTATTCAGGGGACGAGCCGCCACGGATCGATATCGCGGCCGAACGCACCCCCGCCGGCGACGGGTGGACGATTTCGGTCCGCGACGAGGGGATCGGCATCCCGGCCGCCGAACAGGACCGGATCTTCGCTCTCTTCGACCGCCTCCACAGCCGCGACGAGTACGCCGGCACCGGGATCGGGCTGGCGCTCTGTCAGCGGATCGTCGAGCGCCACGGCGGGGCCATCCGCGTCGACTCGGAACCGGGCGACGGATCGACGTTCGCCGTTACGCTTCCGGCGGCGAGCGACGAGTAA
- the cysS gene encoding cysteine--tRNA ligase translates to MTLHVTNTLTGEREPFEPQDPENVLLYYCGLTVSDPPHLGHARSWVHVDVMHRWLEYLGYDVRHVENFTDINEKIVARVGEDDLGESEDEVAQTYIERTLADMRSLNLRRAEVYPRVSEHVPEIVDLVETLVEKGYAYESNGSVYFDVTAFDEYGKLSNQELEEIESQGDPDERSEKRHPADFALWKAGGVGADAIEEHRHEGAAPAEAACETSQTWESPWGEGRPGWHIECSAMSMTHLDETLDIHVGGRDLVFPHHENEIAQSEAATDRQFAKYWLHCELFQMDEEKMSSSLGNFVTVEDAVEQWGTNVLRTFLTAGSYNSKQLYSDETIAEAEERWERLERAYETAVEAVDSPDARTKVEDAAFRDAVDEAREAFVEAMNDDFNTREAQSALLEIASEINAHVEDNDEYDYRGLREAVETLEELGDVLGLSFTDETSGTAELAGDVVDLVLEVREQEREDGNYERADELRDELEALGIEVQDTDEGPTYRLPSGE, encoded by the coding sequence ATGACCCTGCACGTGACGAACACGTTGACGGGCGAACGGGAGCCGTTCGAGCCACAGGACCCGGAGAACGTCTTGCTCTACTACTGTGGCCTGACGGTCTCGGACCCGCCCCACCTGGGCCACGCGCGGTCGTGGGTCCACGTCGACGTCATGCACCGCTGGCTCGAGTACCTCGGCTACGACGTGCGTCACGTCGAGAACTTCACCGATATCAACGAGAAGATCGTCGCCCGCGTCGGGGAGGACGACTTAGGCGAGAGCGAGGACGAGGTCGCCCAAACCTACATCGAGCGCACGCTCGCGGACATGCGCTCGCTGAACCTCCGACGCGCGGAGGTCTACCCCCGCGTCTCCGAACACGTCCCGGAGATCGTCGACCTCGTCGAGACCTTAGTCGAGAAGGGCTACGCCTACGAGTCCAACGGCTCGGTCTACTTCGACGTCACCGCGTTCGACGAGTACGGCAAGCTCTCGAACCAGGAACTCGAGGAGATCGAGTCCCAAGGCGACCCCGACGAGCGATCCGAGAAGCGCCACCCGGCGGACTTCGCGCTCTGGAAGGCCGGCGGCGTCGGCGCCGACGCGATCGAGGAGCACCGCCACGAGGGCGCGGCGCCCGCCGAGGCGGCCTGCGAAACGTCCCAGACCTGGGAGTCGCCGTGGGGCGAGGGCCGTCCCGGCTGGCACATCGAGTGCTCGGCCATGAGCATGACCCACTTAGACGAGACGCTCGACATCCACGTCGGCGGCCGCGACCTCGTCTTCCCGCACCACGAAAACGAGATCGCCCAGTCCGAGGCCGCGACCGACCGGCAGTTCGCCAAGTACTGGCTCCACTGCGAACTGTTCCAGATGGACGAGGAGAAGATGTCCTCGAGTCTGGGCAACTTCGTCACCGTCGAAGATGCCGTCGAGCAGTGGGGCACGAACGTCCTGCGAACCTTCCTGACCGCGGGCTCCTACAACAGCAAGCAACTGTACTCCGACGAGACCATCGCCGAGGCCGAGGAGCGCTGGGAACGCCTCGAGCGCGCCTACGAGACGGCCGTCGAGGCGGTCGACTCGCCGGACGCGCGGACGAAAGTCGAGGACGCGGCGTTCCGCGACGCTGTCGACGAGGCCCGCGAGGCGTTCGTCGAGGCCATGAACGACGACTTCAACACGCGCGAGGCCCAGTCCGCGCTGCTCGAGATCGCGAGCGAGATCAACGCCCACGTCGAGGACAACGACGAGTACGACTACCGCGGGCTCCGCGAGGCCGTCGAGACGCTCGAGGAACTGGGCGACGTCCTCGGCCTGTCCTTCACCGACGAGACGTCGGGGACGGCCGAACTCGCCGGCGACGTCGTCGACCTCGTGCTCGAGGTCCGAGAACAGGAACGGGAGGACGGCAACTACGAGCGCGCCGACGAACTGCGCGACGAACTCGAGGCGCTCGGCATCGAGGTGCAGGACACGGACGAGGGACCGACGTACCGACTGCCGTCGGGCGAGTAG
- a CDS encoding DUF7523 family protein, with product MSLAAETRRAVADHPFLLTALRAGVVNYTAAARFLAADGVDGDTDAIATALRRYAEELPDYETESRDVQVRMESGIGPLEDAASRDALLAVGGAAFGSAGGDRTAIIATGDVDPAALAHALERLALEDVSPTAAAVAEGDGAEAGTMVLVVDRLEGANAVRAVEAALEGVVSTADE from the coding sequence ATGTCACTGGCAGCCGAGACGCGCCGGGCCGTCGCCGACCACCCGTTCCTCCTGACGGCGCTTCGCGCGGGCGTCGTCAACTACACCGCCGCCGCTCGCTTCCTCGCAGCCGACGGCGTCGACGGCGACACCGACGCGATCGCGACGGCGCTGCGCCGGTACGCCGAGGAGTTGCCCGACTACGAGACCGAGTCCCGAGACGTGCAGGTCCGCATGGAGAGCGGAATCGGCCCGCTCGAGGATGCTGCGAGCCGCGACGCGCTGCTGGCCGTCGGCGGCGCAGCCTTCGGGTCTGCCGGCGGCGATCGGACCGCGATCATCGCGACCGGCGACGTGGATCCGGCCGCGCTGGCCCACGCGCTCGAGCGACTCGCACTCGAGGACGTGTCGCCGACGGCGGCGGCCGTCGCCGAAGGAGACGGAGCGGAAGCGGGAACCATGGTGCTCGTCGTCGATCGACTCGAGGGGGCAAACGCCGTGCGGGCGGTCGAAGCCGCGCTCGAGGGTGTCGTATCGACGGCCGACGAATAG
- a CDS encoding NifU family protein, whose protein sequence is MTASEPDHPASTTEDDVREAVSLFLRRNFPQIEMHGGDSSITEVDLEERRVGINLTGACSGCGVSPMTTQAIQRRLPDEIDAIDSVSVSTGLDGLSEQGGSGPDVPPDVPF, encoded by the coding sequence ATGACCGCGTCCGAACCGGATCACCCCGCTTCCACTACCGAGGACGACGTTCGGGAGGCCGTCTCCCTGTTCCTCCGGCGGAACTTCCCACAGATCGAAATGCACGGCGGTGACTCGTCGATCACCGAGGTCGACCTCGAGGAACGGCGCGTCGGGATCAACCTCACCGGCGCCTGCAGCGGCTGCGGCGTCAGTCCGATGACGACCCAGGCGATCCAGCGCCGGCTCCCCGACGAGATCGACGCGATCGATTCGGTCAGCGTCAGTACGGGACTCGACGGACTCTCCGAGCAGGGCGGATCGGGTCCGGACGTCCCGCCGGACGTGCCGTTCTGA
- a CDS encoding DUF7344 domain-containing protein, translated as MVRNDSDSALPVSLRALRADETLSSTTEPAALRRRSRLLSHLESRGGTAPVSALVDALAAEADAPALERDRDRLRIRLVHVDLPRLEARGAVASDAGDVRLLEAPDWYRPTDG; from the coding sequence ATGGTCCGCAACGATTCCGACTCGGCGCTGCCCGTCTCGCTTCGCGCCCTCCGAGCCGATGAGACGCTCTCCTCCACAACCGAACCGGCCGCGCTCCGCCGACGGTCCCGTCTCCTTTCTCACCTCGAGTCCCGCGGGGGAACCGCACCCGTCTCCGCGCTCGTCGACGCACTGGCCGCCGAGGCGGACGCGCCGGCGCTCGAGCGGGACCGCGATCGACTCCGAATCCGACTCGTTCACGTCGACCTCCCGCGACTCGAGGCGAGGGGAGCCGTCGCCTCCGACGCGGGGGACGTCCGGCTCCTCGAGGCGCCGGACTGGTACCGGCCGACGGACGGCTGA